Proteins encoded together in one bacterium BMS3Abin11 window:
- a CDS encoding transposase IS200 like protein, with protein sequence MPRPPRIEYEGAFHHVMNRGRDHRAIFHNDTYFNAFLETLQEVCQRFDAVIHAYCLMTNHYHLLPGLGHTGSALYAINKIRHEFGSSKWKKEVKKMGKFLYIVK encoded by the coding sequence ATGCCCAGACCTCCCCGAATTGAATATGAAGGAGCGTTTCATCATGTAATGAACCGTGGCCGAGATCACAGAGCCATCTTTCATAATGATACGTACTTCAATGCCTTTCTTGAAACGTTGCAGGAAGTCTGCCAACGTTTTGATGCAGTCATTCACGCATACTGCCTGATGACGAATCATTACCACCTACTACCCGGCCTTGGCCATACTGGCAGTGCATTATATGCTATCAATAAGATTAGGCATGAATTTGGAAGTAGCAAGTGGAAGAAGGAAGTAAAAAAAATGGGGAAGTTCTTATACATAGTCAAATAG